The following proteins are co-located in the Hypomesus transpacificus isolate Combined female chromosome 23, fHypTra1, whole genome shotgun sequence genome:
- the LOC124485643 gene encoding ermin-like: MERPESQSPPTTLEGRKTTPQVEVISGVTLADVAPTEEAVGRPAALPEDQGDDEVFYEDEDGGAGPPGPPCSLEEAQPPRDADTALELERPQISTWADQHGRRDAAGSAATTLASEEPGSRPPGRSLAELQTQPEPGEGTGNQEDDMTSSQQNPTEEESEELEVLEDQTEDSQQNSSSQESLSSKSTQSLGRKYGHKNSFNHHTHSRYNTVSYRKIRRGNTQTKINEFESMMMNI, translated from the exons ATGGAGAGGCCGGAGAGCCAGTCTCCTCCCACGACCCTGGAGGGGAGAAAGACGACCCCCCAGGTGGAGGTCATCAGTGGGGTGACCCTGGCAGACGTGGCGCCCACGGAGGAGGCCGTGGGGAGACCTGCTGCCCTGCCGGAGGACCAGGGGGACGACGAGGTCTTCTACGAGGACGAGGATGGGGGAGCAGGGCCCCCTGGACCCCCCTGCTCTTTAGAGGAGGCTCAGCCCCCCCGTGATGCTGACACAGCGTTGGAGCTGGAGCGTCCACAGATCTCCACCTGGGCAGACCAGCACGGCAGACGTGATGCTGCAGGATCTGCAGCCACCACGCTGGCTTCAGAGGAGCCTGGGTCACGGCCCCCAGGACGCTCCCTGGCAGAGCTCCAGACACAACCAGagccaggggaggggacag GGAACCAGGAAGATGATATGACATCATCCCAGCAAAATCCTACAGAGGAGGAATCTGAGGAGCTGGAGGTCTTGGAGGACCAGACTGAGGACAGTCAGCAAAACAGCAGCTCGCAGGAGTCCCTGTCCTCCAAGAGCACTCAGTCACTGGGGAGGAAGTATGGCCACAAGAACTCCTTCAACCATCACACCCACTCCAGATACAACACTGTCTCCTACCGCAAGATCAGAAGAGGCAACACACAGACCAAGATCAATGAGTTTGAGTCCATGATGATGAACATTTGA